One genomic window of Struthio camelus isolate bStrCam1 chromosome 1, bStrCam1.hap1, whole genome shotgun sequence includes the following:
- the NCK2 gene encoding cytoplasmic protein NCK2 isoform X2 — protein sequence MQSYGLGKTKRKTSARDASPTPSTDAEYPSNGSSADRIYDLNIPAYVKFAYVAEREDELSLVKGSRVIVMEKCSDGWWRGSYNGQIGWFPSNYVVEEVEEATADSPSFLSLRKGASMSNGQGTKVLHVVQTLYPFSSVTEEELNFEKGETMEVIEKPENDPEWWKCKNSRGQIGLVPKNYVVIISDGPTINTSHPPQISYTGPSSTGRFAGREWYYGNVTRHQAECALNERGVEGDFLVRDSESSPSDFSVSLKASGKNKHFKVQLVDSVYCIGQRRFNTMDELVEHYKKAPIFTSEHGEKLYLVKALQ from the exons ATGCAGTCATACG GcttgggaaaaacaaaaagaaagacgAGCGCACGAGACGCCTCACCTACTCCTAGCACAGATGCCGAATACCCATCCAATGGTAGCAGCGCAGATCGGATTTATGATCTTAACATTCCAGCCTACGTGAAGTTTGCCTATGTCGCAGAGAGAGAGGATGAACTGTCCCTGGTTAAAGGATCCCGGGTCATTGTCATGGAGAAGTGCAGCGATGGCTGGTGGAGAGGTAGCTACAATGGACAAATTGGCTGGTTTCCTTCGAACTATGTGGTAGAGGAAGTTGAGGAAGCAACTGCAGATTCCCCAAGCTTTCTAAGTTTAAGGAAAGGCGCTTCCATGAGTAATGGCCAGGGCACCAAAGTACTTCACGTTGTTCAGACACTGTATCCATTCAGCTCCGTCACAGAAGAAGAGCTCAATTTTGAAAAAGGGGAAACAATGGAAGTCATTGAAAAGCCGGAAAATGACCCAGAATGGTGGAAATGTAAAAATTCCAGAGGGCAAATTGGTCTTGTTCCTAAAAACTATGTAGTAATCATAAGTGATGGTCCTACCATTAACACTTCCCATCCACCTCAGATAAGCTACACAGGGCCATCTTCTACAGGACGGTTTGCTGGAAGAGAGTGGTATTATGGGAATGTTACCCGACATCAAGCAGAATGTGCCCTAAATGAAAGGGGAGTGGAAGGAGACTTCCTTGTTAGAGATAGTGAATCTTCG CCCAGTGACTTCTCGGTATCTCTAAAGGCATCGGGGAAGAACAAACATTTCAAGGTGCAGCTCGTGGACAGTGTCTATTGTATTGGGCAGCGTCGCTTTAATACTATGGATGAGTTGGTGGAACACTACAAAAAGGCTCCCATCTTCACCAGTGAACACGGGGAAAAGCTATATCTTGTGAAAGCACTTCAGTGA